Proteins encoded within one genomic window of Jiangella mangrovi:
- a CDS encoding molybdopterin oxidoreductase family protein, which yields MGRIDRIAEPWGTRTPYGPGETWPTRVDSYLADGLDEHDVDRWVQSATVLHSNGDALDIAVKDGRIAGVRGRAGDRVNHGRLGPKDLYGWQANHSPDRLTEPLVRRGGELVPADWDTAMDAVAGRTRELLDERGPGSVGFYTTGQLFLEEYYTLAVIAHGGIGTNHLDGNTRLCTATAGESLKESFGSDGQPGSYTDVDHADVIALYGHNVAETQTVLWTRMLDRLAGPNPPRLLCVDPRQTPVADAATVHLAPRPGTNLMLMNALLHEIVAHDWVDHDWVSRHTTGFDDLRAQVADCPPERAAEVCDVPAGDIRAAAQLLGSAERLLSTVLQGFYQSHQATAAAVQVNNVHLVRGMLGRPGCGVLQMNGQPTAQNTRECGADGDLPGFRNWANPAHVEDLARLWNVDPLRIPHYGPPTNLMQILRYAEQGSIRFLYVTGTNPAVSLPELARVRRVLAQERLFLVVQDIFLTETAQLADVVLPAATWGEKTGTFTNVDRTVHLSEKAVDPPGGARPDLDILLDYARRLELADQDGAPLVTWTDAEGAFEAWKACSAGRPCDYSGLSYDQLRGRSGIQWPVNDAHPGGTERLYADGVFPTDPGYCETYGRDLVTGAPVEPTAYRAANPSGRALIKPAEYVPPHEPPDDAHPFVLTTGRTLYHFHTRTKTGRAPQLQRAAPDVWVEVSDDDARAHGWDEGDLLRITTERGSVEARLRISGIRPGVVFLPFHYGYWDTPGGYRPGGANSADGAHGRAANELTPTDWDPASKQPLFKTAAAAVERIAAGDGSPAPAPTTTASRPVRDVGTHTRGDERSLALETLPDGGAR from the coding sequence ATGGGGCGCATCGATCGGATCGCTGAGCCATGGGGGACGCGGACACCGTACGGGCCGGGCGAGACCTGGCCCACGCGCGTCGACAGCTACCTGGCGGACGGACTGGACGAGCACGACGTCGATCGGTGGGTGCAGTCGGCGACGGTCCTGCACTCCAACGGCGACGCCCTGGACATCGCGGTGAAGGACGGCCGCATCGCCGGCGTCCGCGGCCGCGCCGGCGACCGCGTCAACCACGGCCGGCTCGGGCCGAAGGACCTCTACGGCTGGCAGGCCAACCACTCACCGGACCGGTTGACCGAGCCGCTGGTCCGCCGCGGCGGTGAGCTGGTCCCGGCGGACTGGGACACCGCCATGGACGCCGTCGCCGGGCGGACGCGCGAGCTGCTGGACGAGCGAGGCCCGGGCTCCGTCGGCTTCTACACGACCGGCCAGCTGTTCCTCGAGGAGTACTACACGCTGGCGGTGATCGCGCACGGCGGCATCGGTACCAACCACCTGGACGGCAACACCCGGCTGTGCACGGCGACCGCCGGCGAGTCGCTGAAGGAGTCGTTCGGCAGCGACGGCCAGCCCGGCTCGTACACCGACGTCGACCACGCCGACGTCATCGCGCTCTACGGCCACAACGTCGCCGAGACGCAGACCGTCCTGTGGACGCGCATGCTCGACCGGCTGGCCGGACCGAACCCGCCGCGGCTGCTCTGCGTCGACCCCCGGCAGACCCCGGTGGCCGACGCCGCGACGGTGCACCTGGCGCCGCGGCCCGGCACCAACCTCATGCTGATGAACGCGCTGCTGCACGAGATCGTGGCGCACGACTGGGTCGACCACGACTGGGTGTCGCGGCACACCACCGGCTTCGACGACCTCCGTGCCCAGGTGGCGGACTGCCCGCCGGAGCGCGCGGCGGAGGTCTGCGACGTGCCGGCCGGCGACATCCGCGCGGCCGCTCAGCTCCTGGGCAGCGCGGAACGGCTGCTGTCCACCGTCCTGCAGGGCTTCTACCAGTCGCACCAGGCCACCGCTGCCGCCGTCCAGGTCAACAACGTGCACCTGGTCCGCGGCATGCTCGGCCGGCCGGGCTGCGGCGTGCTGCAGATGAACGGCCAGCCGACCGCGCAGAACACCCGCGAGTGCGGCGCCGACGGCGACCTGCCCGGCTTCCGCAACTGGGCGAACCCGGCGCACGTCGAGGACCTGGCCCGGCTCTGGAACGTTGACCCGCTGCGAATCCCGCACTACGGCCCGCCGACGAACCTCATGCAGATCCTGCGCTATGCCGAACAGGGCTCGATCCGGTTCCTGTACGTGACGGGGACCAACCCGGCGGTCTCGCTGCCGGAACTGGCCCGCGTGCGCCGGGTCCTCGCCCAGGAGCGGCTGTTCCTCGTCGTGCAGGACATCTTCCTCACCGAGACCGCCCAGCTCGCCGACGTCGTCCTGCCGGCAGCGACGTGGGGCGAGAAGACCGGCACGTTCACCAACGTCGACCGCACGGTGCACCTGTCCGAGAAGGCCGTCGACCCGCCCGGCGGGGCCCGGCCGGACCTCGACATCCTGCTCGACTACGCGCGCCGGCTCGAGCTGGCGGACCAGGACGGCGCGCCGCTGGTGACCTGGACCGACGCCGAGGGCGCGTTCGAGGCGTGGAAGGCCTGCAGCGCCGGCCGGCCGTGCGACTACTCCGGGCTGAGCTACGACCAGCTCCGCGGTCGCAGCGGGATCCAGTGGCCCGTGAACGACGCGCATCCGGGCGGGACCGAGCGGCTGTACGCCGACGGCGTCTTCCCGACCGACCCCGGCTACTGCGAGACCTACGGCCGCGACCTCGTCACCGGCGCTCCGGTCGAGCCCACCGCGTACCGGGCGGCGAACCCGTCGGGCCGGGCCCTCATCAAGCCGGCCGAGTACGTCCCCCCGCACGAGCCGCCCGACGACGCGCACCCGTTCGTGCTCACCACCGGCCGGACGCTGTACCACTTCCACACCCGCACGAAGACCGGCCGCGCCCCGCAGCTGCAGCGCGCGGCGCCCGACGTCTGGGTCGAGGTGTCCGACGACGACGCCCGGGCGCACGGCTGGGACGAGGGCGACCTGCTGCGCATCACGACCGAACGCGGCAGCGTGGAGGCGCGGCTGCGCATCAGCGGCATCCGGCCGGGCGTGGTCTTCCTGCCGTTCCACTACGGCTACTGGGATACCCCGGGCGGCTACCGTCCCGGCGGCGCGAACAGCGCGGACGGCGCGCACGGCCGGGCGGCCAACGAGCTGACGCCGACCGACTGGGACCCGGCGTCCAAGCAGCCGCTGTTCAAGACCGCCGCGGCCGCCGTCGAGCGCATCGCGGCCGGCGACGGCTCCCCCGCCCCGGCGCCGACGACGACGGCGTCCCGCCCGGTCCGCGACGTCGGCACGCACACCCGTGGCGACGAGCGCAGCCTCGCCCTGGAGACCCTGCCGGACGGAGGTGCGCGATGA
- a CDS encoding SigB/SigF/SigG family RNA polymerase sigma factor — translation MTHVRARLDDHHHRRQDAERGRLTHELFRRVAEADGVERRQLLDEVVLLHLGLAEAIAKRYYRRSLENDDILQVANLGLVNAATRFDPEVGKDFVSFAVPTIAGEIKRHFRDHGWAVRPPRRVQELQAALTTATAEIAQANGATPTNADLAEHLHVDVADVREARASHDCFTAASIDYRGDTDETSLAESLGADDTAYEQSEAAVALGPACRELAERDRRILYLRFFRGWTQEEIGRDLGVTQMQVSRLLNRILRRLRSKIGALEPASGG, via the coding sequence GTGACGCACGTCCGTGCCAGGCTCGACGACCATCACCACCGACGTCAGGACGCCGAACGCGGGCGTCTCACCCACGAACTGTTCCGCCGCGTGGCCGAGGCCGACGGCGTCGAACGCCGCCAGCTCCTCGACGAAGTGGTGCTGCTCCACCTCGGTCTCGCCGAGGCGATCGCCAAGCGCTACTACCGGCGCAGTCTCGAGAACGACGACATCCTGCAGGTGGCCAACCTCGGCCTCGTGAACGCGGCGACGCGGTTCGACCCGGAGGTGGGGAAGGATTTCGTCTCGTTCGCCGTCCCCACCATCGCGGGCGAGATCAAGCGGCACTTCCGCGACCACGGCTGGGCGGTGCGGCCCCCGCGGCGCGTGCAGGAACTGCAGGCGGCGCTGACGACGGCGACCGCTGAGATCGCGCAGGCGAACGGCGCCACCCCGACGAACGCGGACCTGGCCGAGCACCTGCACGTCGACGTCGCCGACGTCCGCGAGGCGCGGGCGTCGCACGACTGCTTCACCGCCGCCTCGATCGACTACCGCGGCGACACCGACGAGACCTCGCTGGCCGAGTCCCTCGGTGCCGACGACACCGCGTACGAGCAGTCGGAGGCCGCCGTCGCGCTCGGACCGGCCTGCCGCGAACTGGCGGAGCGCGACCGGCGCATCCTCTACCTGAGGTTCTTCCGCGGCTGGACCCAGGAGGAGATCGGCCGCGACCTCGGCGTCACACAGATGCAGGTGTCGCGCCTGCTGAACCGCATCCTGCGCCGGCTGCGGTCGAAGATCGGCGCGCTCGAGCCGGCGTCCGGAGGGTAG
- a CDS encoding VOC family protein: MTSTFSQWTLDVRDVDLMARFWAEALGYGIHPDDDGDGAHLRPPSGTSGDALTVWLQPSGGPKSEKNRNHPDLVATAGTAAAEVDRLLALGATRADVGQTGREGFTVLADPEGNEFCVLHHRSSR, from the coding sequence ATGACGAGTACGTTCTCGCAGTGGACGCTCGACGTACGCGACGTGGATCTCATGGCCCGGTTCTGGGCCGAGGCGCTCGGCTACGGCATCCATCCCGACGACGACGGCGACGGCGCGCACCTGCGGCCGCCGTCCGGGACGTCCGGGGACGCGCTCACCGTCTGGCTGCAGCCCAGCGGCGGGCCGAAGAGCGAGAAGAACCGCAACCATCCCGACCTCGTCGCGACGGCGGGGACGGCGGCCGCCGAGGTGGACCGACTGCTCGCGCTCGGCGCCACCCGCGCCGACGTCGGGCAGACGGGACGCGAGGGGTTCACCGTCCTCGCCGACCCGGAGGGCAACGAGTTCTGCGTCCTGCACCACCGGTCATCGCGCTGA
- a CDS encoding GAF and ANTAR domain-containing protein, whose amino-acid sequence MSEGAVSGELGSGDFATIAAALHDAPDPEQTLELVVDYARQAVACTDAGLVLLSGSGRLESAVVTQPRVRELALLQASLEDGPALRAMQHRSAVVVGDTGADTRWPHWGAAATERGLRSAVAVPLVAGEAPFGALSLYSTEPGAFDEDDAAVAEIFARHASVAVATARDEAGLRRAMDAHHAVGLAQGVLMERYGLDAERAFAVLNGVSRRNRIKLRDAAEQVVTTARSSPEP is encoded by the coding sequence ATGAGTGAGGGTGCGGTGAGCGGTGAGCTGGGCTCCGGGGACTTCGCGACGATCGCGGCGGCGCTGCACGACGCGCCCGATCCGGAACAGACGCTCGAGCTGGTCGTCGACTACGCGCGGCAGGCGGTCGCCTGCACCGACGCCGGGCTGGTCCTGCTGAGCGGCAGCGGCCGGCTCGAGTCGGCCGTGGTCACGCAGCCGCGGGTCCGCGAGCTCGCGCTGCTGCAGGCGAGCCTCGAGGACGGTCCGGCGCTGCGGGCCATGCAGCACCGCTCGGCCGTCGTCGTCGGCGACACCGGCGCCGACACCCGATGGCCGCACTGGGGCGCCGCGGCGACGGAGCGCGGGTTGCGCAGCGCGGTGGCGGTCCCGCTGGTCGCCGGCGAGGCGCCCTTCGGCGCGCTCAGCCTCTACAGCACGGAGCCGGGCGCGTTCGACGAGGACGACGCCGCCGTCGCCGAGATCTTCGCCCGGCACGCCTCCGTCGCCGTCGCGACCGCGCGCGACGAGGCCGGCCTGCGCCGCGCCATGGACGCGCACCACGCCGTCGGGCTGGCGCAGGGCGTGCTCATGGAGCGCTACGGGCTCGACGCCGAACGCGCGTTCGCCGTGCTCAACGGCGTGTCCCGGCGCAACCGGATCAAGCTGCGCGACGCGGCGGAGCAGGTCGTCACGACGGCGCGCTCGTCGCCGGAGCCGTAG
- a CDS encoding DUF7218 family protein, producing MPGKSANVKNEKQYEALKDKGMSKERAARIANSPGASKRGGKKSGSGGDSSQGGTSAQKKKAGSKGGKATARKS from the coding sequence ATGCCCGGCAAGTCGGCGAACGTGAAGAACGAGAAGCAGTACGAGGCCCTGAAGGACAAGGGCATGTCGAAGGAGCGGGCGGCGCGTATCGCCAACTCCCCCGGCGCCTCGAAGCGCGGCGGGAAGAAGAGCGGCTCCGGCGGCGACAGCTCGCAGGGCGGCACCAGCGCGCAGAAGAAGAAGGCCGGCAGCAAGGGTGGCAAGGCCACCGCGCGCAAGAGCTGA
- a CDS encoding DUF6766 family protein, with amino-acid sequence MRNLRRWGAVYVLILLFLGSWMGQFFTQLSEFRSDQQTLGAPFSWSEYLASFFASTFENWQSEWLQLVFQAVLLLAAKHLLFQADAEDLERLERKIDRIHETVGAGPAGPEEGDPRAIDPEPRT; translated from the coding sequence ATGCGCAATCTGCGTCGGTGGGGCGCGGTGTACGTGCTGATCCTGCTGTTCCTGGGGTCGTGGATGGGGCAGTTCTTCACCCAGCTCTCGGAGTTCCGCAGCGACCAGCAGACGCTCGGAGCGCCGTTCAGCTGGTCGGAGTACCTGGCGTCGTTCTTCGCGTCGACGTTCGAGAACTGGCAGAGCGAGTGGCTGCAGCTGGTGTTCCAGGCGGTGCTGCTGCTGGCCGCGAAGCACCTGTTGTTCCAGGCCGACGCCGAGGACCTGGAACGGCTCGAGCGCAAGATCGACCGCATCCACGAGACGGTCGGCGCCGGTCCGGCGGGCCCCGAGGAGGGCGACCCGCGGGCGATCGACCCCGAGCCGCGGACCTGA
- a CDS encoding thiamine pyrophosphate-requiring protein, whose product MAETVAARLLARLREWGVEQVFGYPGDGINGIVAAFEEADDEPRFIQSRHEEMAAFEAVGYAKFSGRPGVCVATSGPGAIHLLNGLYDAKLDHVPVVAIVGQTARAAMGGHYQQEVDLQALFKDVASEYLAEVNVPEQLPNAVDRAFRTALARRAPTALIIPADVQELDYSAPEHVFRQVPSGPPDAPSSVVVPAEDQLARAAAVVNAGSRVAILIGQGARGAADEVMQVAETTGAGVAKALLGKDVLSDDLPYVTGSIGLLGTRASYELMRDCDTLLIVGSSFPYTQFLPDFGQARAVQIDLDGRMAGMRYPTEVNLVGDAGATLRALIPLLRPVTDRSWRGRVEESVADWWSTVERQAMVDASPVNPMRIVHELSLRIPDDAIVTADSGSSTNWYARLLRMRGGMRGSLSGTLATMGAGVPYAIGAKFACPDRPVVALVGDGAMQMNGLAELMTVTRYQDRWTDRRLVVCVFHNNDLNQVTWELRALGGAPKFEESQTLPDIDYAAAARGFGVDGVNVSSPDELGDAWDHALTADGPVLLDVRCDPEVPPIPPHATFEQVKETTEALLKGDPNAWRILVQGVKAKAQEFVPGRR is encoded by the coding sequence ATGGCTGAGACGGTGGCGGCCCGGCTGCTGGCGCGGTTGCGCGAGTGGGGCGTCGAGCAGGTCTTCGGGTATCCGGGCGACGGCATCAACGGCATCGTCGCCGCGTTCGAGGAGGCGGACGACGAGCCGAGGTTCATCCAGTCACGGCACGAGGAGATGGCCGCCTTCGAGGCCGTCGGCTACGCGAAGTTCAGCGGCCGGCCGGGGGTCTGCGTCGCGACCTCCGGGCCGGGGGCGATCCACCTGCTCAACGGGCTCTACGACGCCAAGCTGGACCACGTGCCGGTGGTCGCGATCGTCGGGCAGACGGCGCGGGCGGCCATGGGCGGGCACTACCAGCAGGAGGTCGACCTGCAGGCGCTGTTCAAGGACGTCGCGAGCGAGTACCTGGCCGAGGTGAACGTCCCGGAGCAGCTGCCCAACGCCGTGGACCGCGCGTTCCGGACGGCGCTGGCCCGGCGCGCGCCGACGGCTCTGATCATCCCGGCGGACGTGCAGGAGCTCGACTACAGCGCGCCGGAGCACGTGTTCCGGCAGGTGCCCTCCGGGCCGCCCGATGCGCCGTCGTCCGTCGTCGTCCCGGCCGAGGACCAGCTGGCGCGAGCTGCCGCCGTCGTCAATGCGGGGTCGCGAGTCGCGATCTTGATCGGGCAGGGCGCCCGCGGCGCCGCCGACGAGGTCATGCAGGTGGCCGAGACGACCGGCGCCGGCGTCGCCAAGGCGCTGCTCGGCAAGGACGTGCTCTCCGACGACCTGCCGTACGTGACGGGGTCGATCGGGCTGCTCGGCACCCGGGCCAGCTACGAGCTGATGCGCGACTGCGACACGCTGCTGATCGTCGGCTCGAGCTTCCCGTACACGCAGTTCCTGCCCGACTTCGGCCAGGCCCGCGCGGTGCAGATCGACCTCGACGGCCGGATGGCGGGCATGCGCTACCCGACGGAGGTCAACCTCGTCGGCGACGCCGGCGCGACGCTGCGGGCGCTGATCCCGCTGCTCCGGCCGGTGACGGACCGGTCCTGGCGCGGCCGCGTCGAGGAGTCGGTGGCGGACTGGTGGTCGACGGTGGAGCGGCAGGCGATGGTCGACGCGAGCCCCGTGAACCCGATGCGCATCGTGCACGAGCTGTCGCTGCGGATCCCCGACGACGCGATCGTCACGGCCGACTCCGGGTCGTCGACCAACTGGTACGCGCGGCTGCTGCGGATGCGCGGGGGTATGCGGGGGTCGCTCTCGGGGACGCTGGCGACGATGGGCGCGGGGGTGCCGTACGCGATCGGGGCGAAGTTCGCCTGCCCCGACCGGCCCGTCGTGGCGCTGGTGGGGGACGGCGCCATGCAGATGAACGGCCTGGCCGAGCTGATGACGGTCACCCGCTACCAGGACCGCTGGACCGACCGCCGGCTCGTCGTCTGCGTGTTCCACAACAACGACCTCAACCAGGTGACGTGGGAGCTGCGGGCCCTGGGCGGCGCGCCCAAGTTCGAGGAGTCGCAGACCCTGCCCGACATCGACTACGCCGCGGCGGCGCGGGGCTTCGGTGTCGACGGCGTGAACGTGTCGTCGCCGGACGAGCTGGGCGACGCCTGGGACCATGCACTGACGGCGGACGGCCCGGTCCTCCTCGACGTCCGTTGCGATCCCGAGGTGCCGCCGATCCCGCCGCACGCGACGTTCGAGCAGGTCAAGGAGACCACCGAGGCACTGCTCAAGGGCGACCCGAACGCCTGGCGGATCCTCGTGCAGGGTGTGAAGGCGAAGGCCCAGGAGTTCGTCCCCGGCCGCCGCTGA